The sequence GCAGGCGGTGCAGCGTGACCGGCAATGCGAGCGCGACCACGGTCGCGACCGAACAGGCGGCGAACAGTGACAGCGCGACGATGGTGGCCAGGGTCGCTTCGTGCCAGACCAGACGTACCAGGACGTAGGCGACGATCGCGGTCGCCGCGCCGATGACGACACCGGTCACCGCCTCGCGCGCCACCATCTGCCGCACCGGAATGCCGAGCGACAGCCCGCGCACGACCACGGTCTCGGTCTGGGTGCCGACGGCATCGGCGAAGTAGACGATGCCGGGCACGAAGGCCGCGAGCAGCACCAGAGACGCCAGCGTGTGTTCGTAGCGACCGACGATGCCGGCCGCAAGCAGCGCACCGAGCAGGCCGATGAACAGCCACGGCAGCCGATGCCACAGGCGTTGCGGCAGCGCTTCGACGGTGGCATGGCGTGCCTGTTCGGCACTCTTGTTGAAACCGCCGAGGCGCGACAGATCCTCGTCGTGTTCGGCGAGCATCGCGTGCAGCAGGCGCTGCGGCGGAATCAACCCGAGACAACGACCGTCGTCATCGACCACGACCAGGGCCGACTCGCCATGCTGCACCGCCTTCCAGGTCGCGTGCTCGCGGTCGATGCCATGCGCGACCCGCGGCGGATCGGCGTCCATGATCGCGTCGACACGGGTCGTGTCGGCCACGCTGACCACGTCTTCGATCTGCAGCAAGCCGACCAGCACACGCGTGTCGCGCGCGACCACCGGGATGTCCGATACGCAGGCGTAGCGCCGCTGCGCCAGCCGCGCGCGCAGTTGCACCACGGTCTCGTCCGGGAATGCCAGCGGCACGTCATTGGTCGCCAGCGACGCCGCCGACTCGAACAAGGCGTCGCTGCCGATCGGGGTCTTCGGGATCGCTGCATTCATGGCGGCTCCATTTGGCCTGCGACCGGATCATGCATGATTTGCGGCAAGCAATCGCGCCGTGGCCGGCGCTCCTACATGGGCGCGGTGTCGGCGTGTCCGGTGGCGAAGAACGCCTGCACGTCGGCGAGCTCGCGCGTGCGCGGCATCGGCGGCAGGCTGGCAATGAAGGTGCGGCCGTAGCCCTGGGTGACCAGGCGCGGATCGCCGAACATCAGCACGCCGCGATCGGTCACGTCGCGGATCAGGCGCCCGGCGCCTTGCTTGAGCGCGATCGCGGTGGCCGGAATCTGCAGCTCGGCAAACGGATTGCCGCCCTGCTCGCGCAACGTGCGGATGCGCGCGTCCAGCACCGGGTCGTCCGGCGGCGCGAATGGCAGCTTGTCGATCACGACCACGCTGAGCGCATCGCCGCGCACATCGACCCCTTCCCAGAAACTCGCAGCGCCGAGCAGCACGCCGTTGCCGGAGTCGCGGAAGCCTTCGAGCAGGGCCGAGCGCGGCGCCGTGCCCTGCACGAACAGCGGGAAGCGCGACGTCGCCAGCAACTCCGCCGCCTGGCGCAGCGCGCGGTGCGTGGTGAACAACAGGAACGCGCGCCCGTTCGAGGCTTCGAGCACTGGCATCACCCGTTCGATCAGGGCGTGGGTGTGTTCCGGCGAGTTCGGCGCCGGCAGTCCCTTGGGCAGGTACATCAGGCCCTGGGTGGCGTAGTCAAACGGGCTCGGCAGCGCCAGCGTGCGCGGCTCGCTCAGACCCATCTGCGCCAGGTAGTGATCGAACTTGCCGGCCACGGTCAGCGTCGCCGAGGTGAAGATCCACGCCGCCTTCAGGCGTTCGCGGAACTCGCGCAGCGGCTCGGAGGCATCGAGCGGGGTCGCGGTGACGCTCAGGTGGCGCTCGCTGGTTTCGTACCAGAGCACGTGCCCGCTCGGCTCCGGATCGCGCCACAGCGACAGCTGCTGCGCCAGCGCGCCGGCGCGCTCGGCGCAGGCGGCGAGGCCTTCGCTGGCTTCGGCCAGCAGATCGAGCGCGGCGCTGAGTTCTTCGAGCGCTGCGGCGACCACCGCGATCGCTTCCTGCACCGCGGGCTTGTCGCGCAACGGTGGCCAGGCGCCGCGCGCAGCTTCGCCGTGCACGGCCAGTCGCAGCTTCTTGATCTGGTCTTCGACCGCAGGCGCCACGCGTACCATCGACGCGCGCGCTCCGGGCACGTCGCCGGACTCGCGCAGCGCGTCTTGGGCCAGGTCCGCGAGTTGGCGCGTGCCGAGCGAGTCGCCGAAGAACTGACCGGCGAGATCGGGCAACTGATGCGCCTCATCGACGATGAACAGATGGGCACCGGGCAGGATTTCGCCGAAGCCTTCGTGGCGGATGGCGAGATCGGCAAACAGCAGATGGTGGTTGACCACAATCAGGTCGGCGTCCTGCGCGGTGCGCCGCGCCTTGACCACGAAGCAGTCGTTGAAGAACGCGCACTCGGCACCCAGGCAGTTTTCACTGGTCGAGGTCACGCGCGGCAGGATCATGGCGTCGTCGGCGAGCCCGCTGCATTCGCCCAGATCGCCGGACTGCGTGCGCGCAGCGAAATCCAGCACCACGTTCAACTCGGCGACCATGGCGCGATTCGAAAACTGGCCCTCGTGCTTGGCCTTGTCGAGCCGGTACCAGCAGACGTAGTTGGCGCGCCCCTTGAGCAGTGCGGTCTTCACCGGCACGCCGAGCGCCTTGTGCACGCGTGGCAGGTCGCGATGGAACAACTGGTCCTGCAACGCCTTGGTGCCGGTCGAGAGGATCACGCGCTGGCCGCTCTGGATCGCCGGCACCAGGTAGGCGAAGGTCTTGCCGGTGCCGGTGCCGGCTTCGACCACCAGTTCGCCGCCGCCAGCGATGGTCGCCGCGACGGCGTCTGCCATTTCCTGCTGCACCGGGCGCGGCGTGAAGCCGTCGATGGCGAGCGCCAGCGCGCCGCCTTCGGCCAGTGGAGCGGCGGCGCGCGCGGCCATCGTTACATCCGGATCGGTGCCGGCACCGGGCAGGCGGCGGCACGGGTGCGCGCGGCCGCGGCACCGGCGCTGTCCTTCGCCTCCTGGCGCGCCGCCGCAACGGTCAGCCAGTTGCGCACACACAGGCCGCCGAGCTTGGGCCCGATCGCCTCGGACTTCTGCGCATGCGCGATCGCATCGGCGAAGCGGCGCTCGGCCAGCGCGATCTCGGCGCGCCACTGCCACAGCGCCGGGTCCTCGGGCGTGATCGCCAGCGCGGCATCAAGCGTGGCCTCGGCCTGGTCGAACTGCTTCGCAGCCTCGGCCGCCTGCGCCTTGGACCGCAGATCGGCGACTGCGGCTTCCTGCAGCGGGATCACTTCGATGTGCGAGGGCAGCTTGCCCGCCTCGGCGCGGATTTCGGCGACCCAGTCGCGCGCCGCCGGCGGCGGCGCTTTCGCAACCGGCTTCGGCGGCGGCGTGGTGGCGCAAGCGGCAAGCAGCAGCAAGGCCACGAGGGCGGGCGCACGGCGGAGTTCAGGGCACATCGTCATCGTTCCAGGGTTCATTCACGGACGGCGGGTCGCGATCGGTGAATCGATTGCGAAACCAGTCGTCCAGGGTCCAGCGGTCGCAGTCCATGTATTCGGTCGGCTCGAAGCCGCGGATGAAGGGCAGCGCACGCGCGCCTTCGCATTCGGCATTGGTCGCGCGTTGCGTCTGCGGGTCGATCCAGCGCACCACCGGATTGTGCCCGAGGTCGAGCTGCAGCGGCTCGCTCGGCAGTTTCTCGAACAGCGCCGCCCACAGCCGCATCGCACCGGTGGCGCCGTACAGTCCGGCGCGCTTGTTGTCGTCGCGACCGAGCCAGACCACCGCCAGGTGACCACCGGTGAAGCCGGCATACCAGGAGTCGCGCAGGTCATCGGAGGTGCCAGTCTTGCCGGCGACATGGAGATGGCCAAGACCCAGCCCGACCAGCGCCGCGCCGGTGCCGCTGCGACTGCCTTCCTGCATCGCGTAGCTGACCAGGCGCGCCGCTTCCACCAGCTCGCCGGCGCCTTGCGGCGCGCGGTAACGCGAGACGGCGCGACCGTTGCGGTCGATCACCGCGGTGACCGAGGACAGCGGCAGCAGGTGCCCGTCGGCAGCCAGGTACTGGTAGGCCTGCGCCACCTGCAGCGGTGTCAACTCGGTGGCGCCAAGCAGCAGCGAGGGATGCGGCGAGACATCGGCGCCCGGGATCAGCGCTTCGAGCAGGCGCTCGACTTTGGGCACGCCGAGATCGAGACCGAGGCGCACCGTCGCCAGATTGTAGGAACGCGCGAGCGCGTCGATCAGCGCCACCTCGCCGTGTTCGAGGTTGTCCGAATTGCGCGGTTGCCAAGTCTGGCCGCTGCGCTGGCGCAGCGCGATCGCGGTGTCCGAGAGCGGGCTCATCAGCGACCAGCGCTCCGGCTGCGCCAGTGCCACCAGATAGACGAAGGGCTTGACCAGCGACCCGATCGGCCGCGCTGCCATCGCCGCACGATTGAAGCCGAGCTGTTGCGTGTCGCGGCCGCCGACCACGGCTTCGATGGCGCCCGTGGCGGCGCGTGTCACCACCATCGCCGCCTGCAGCCCGCTGGCGTCCTTGGCCAGCGTCTTGATCTTCTCGGCCACCGCGCGCTCGGCATATTGCTGGGTCGAAGGCGCCAGCGTGGTGTGGATGGCCAGGCCTTCGCTCGCGAGCGCAGCGGCGTCGTAGTCGCGCGCGATCTGCGCCTGCACCAGTTCGATGAAGCCCGGATAGCGGTTGCGCGCGATCGCGCCGCTCGCGGTCACGTTCAGCGCGAACCGCTGCTGGCCCTTGACCTCGAGTTCGCTGAGCAGGCCGGCCTGGTGCATCTCGCGCAACACCAGGTTGCGGCGTTTGAGCGCGTTCGCCGGCGCGCGCCGCGGGTCGAACAGCGACGGCCCCTGGATCATGCCGACCAGCAGCGCCATTTCGTGCGGTGCCAGCGTCTCCAGTTCGCGCCCGAAGTAGAACTCGGCTGCGGCACCGACGCCGTGCACCGACTGCGAACCGTGTTGCCCGAGATAGACGTCGTTCAAATACGCTTCAAGGATCGCCTGCTTGCCAAAGCGCGCCTCGATCAGCAGTGCCAGGCAGATTTCGTTGAACTTGCGCACGAACTTCTTGCGCCGGTCGAGAAACTGGTTGCGCACCAGTTGCTGGGTCAGGGTCGAGCCGCCCTGCGACAGCTCGCCCGACTTCACGTTGACGAAGATCGCGCGCGCCATGCCCCAGGGGTCGATGCCGTGGTGGCTGGCGAAGTCCTTGTCCTCGACCGCGAGCAGGCTGCGCAGGAACAGCGGCGGCACCTCGCCCAGCTTGACCAGGCGCCGCTCCTGGCGCGCCTTACCGTACAAGGTGGCGATGCGCGCCGGATCGATCTGAACGACTTCGAGCGCGCGCTTGCCCGCAACGTCTTCGAGCTTGCCCACGCGCCCGTCGGCGAGCGCGACGCGGATGCGGCGCGACGGCTGCGCACCGCCGCCGTCGACGAAGGCGCGGGTCTGGATCAGGAAGCGGGCGCCATCGCGCGCATAGCTGCCGGGCTGCAATGCATCGGTGCTTTCGCTGTAGCGCGCAGCCTGCAATTCCAGCAGCAGGGTCTCGGCATCCATGGCGCGGCCCGGACGCAACTCCAGCGCACGCGCGTAGACGCGGCTCGGGGTGTCGAAGCGCAAGCCATCGAAACCGGCACGCACCAGGCGGTCGAGGTACCACAGGTAGGGACCGAGGAATCCGATCGCGAGGCCAAGCCCAAGCCAGATCGGCACCCGGAACCAGCGGTAGAACCGGCGCGACAGATCGAGGAAACGAGCCAAGTGGATACCGGGTGGACAGGGGCGCGCCAGTCTAACGGAGCGGTTTTCGTGCTCGCATGGCGGCCCGCGGGCGATTCCGCGATAATTCAGCCTCAGCGCACCATTCCAGAGTGCGCGGCGCCCATTCCGTGACCCCAGCCCGCCCGCTTTGCGTGGCCGTGCTTGGCCAGCCTGCAGAGGCCTGGCTCGGCAGCCTGCTCGCGCAACTTCCTCCCGACATCGAACTGGTCGTGCTCGACGCACAGGCCGCGGTCGCCGACACCTGCGATGCCGGACAGACGACGCTGCGCATCGTCGCCAACGCACCGCTGCCGCCGTTCGCGATGCGGCGCCTGCTCGAAGCGGCGCGCGCCTGCGAAGCCTTCGATCTGATCGTCGCCGCCGATGTGGCCGAGCCGGCATTGAATCCACTGCCCGAGGCACAGGACTTTTCCGGCGATGCCATCGCGCTGGATGCCACGCTGTGGCTGCTCGGGAGCCGCTGCGTGCGCCCCTGCGATTCCGCCCACGCGACCCTGGCCTGGGTCGGACCCGAGGCCGCCGAACGCACCCGTCGCGGCCAGCCGCTGCGCAGCGGCGTGCTCGACAGCCTGTTCGTCGCTGCCGCCGGCGCCACGCTGCGTGGCGCCGTGGCGCCATCCGACCGTCGTCATGCGCGCGCCGAGACCGCACTCGCCGAGTTGCGCGCACGCATCGCGCAGGCGCCGTCGCTGCCAAGCTGCTGGCCCGGCATCGACGGCAAGCCGGTGCTGCTGCACGTGCTCCACGGCTGGGGCGGCGGCGTCGAACGCTTCGCGCGCGATCTCGCCGATGGTGACCGCCAGCGCAGCCACCTGGCGCTGGTTGCGCGTGGCCAATTCGGACGTCGCTGCTACGGCGAGGCGCTGGAACTGGTGCTGCTGCGCGACGATCACCTGCATCGGCTCGCCCGGCACGAACTGGCGGCGCCGATCGCCGACACCGCACTCGAACATGCGCAGTGGCGCGATGTGTTCTCGCAGGTCTGCGCCACCTTCGGCGTCAGCCAGGTGATCGTGTCCTCGCTGATCGGCCACGCGCTCGACGCGCTCGACAGCGGCCTGCCGACCGAGATCGTATGCCACGACTACTACCCGCTATGGCCAGTGCTGCATGCCGACTTCGGTGACGCCGACGCGCGCTTCGATGCCGGCGCGCTGGCCGACGCGTTGCGCCGCGCGCGCGACGCCGAGTTCCCGTTCGGCAACCGCGAACCGCGCCACTGGACGCTGCTGCGCCAGCGCTACATCGAACTGGTGCGGACGCACTCCATCGCGCTGGTCGCACCCTCGCAGGGTGTGCGCGCGAACTGGCTGCGCATCGCGCCGGAACTCGCCACTTCACGCTTCGAGGTGATTGGCCACGGCCTGTGCGGTTTCGCCGGGGGTGTGCTGCCGAAGCCGCCGCTGCGCGAGCGACTGCGGCTGGTCGTGCTCGGGCGCCTGAACGGGGGCAAGGGCCAGCACCTGCTGCGCGCCGCGCTCGACGCTGGGCTGCGCGAACATGCCGAGCTGTTCCTGGTCGGCTGCGGCCACACTGGCCACGAGTTCTTCGGCGAACGCGACGTGCACGTGCTGCTGGACTACGCGCGCGAAGAGCTGCCGCAGCTGCTCGCACGCATCGCGCCCGACGCGGCCTTGCTGCCGGCGACCGTGGCCGAGAGTTTCAGCTACACGCTGAGCGAACTGCGTGCGCTTGGCGTGCCGGTGATCGCCACCCGGCTCGGCGCCTTCGCCGAGCGCATCGAACACGAACGCGATGGCTTGCTGGTGGCGCCCGAGGCCGCAGCACTCGTCGCGCTGGCCGCCGAACTGCGCGACGACCCCGGTGCGCTGGCCGCGGTGCGCGAACACCTGGCCGCAGCGCCGGCGGCGGCCTCGATCGCCGACATGGCCAGCGCGCACCGCGCCCTGCT comes from Lysobacterales bacterium and encodes:
- a CDS encoding tetratricopeptide repeat protein, with the protein product MCPELRRAPALVALLLLAACATTPPPKPVAKAPPPAARDWVAEIRAEAGKLPSHIEVIPLQEAAVADLRSKAQAAEAAKQFDQAEATLDAALAITPEDPALWQWRAEIALAERRFADAIAHAQKSEAIGPKLGGLCVRNWLTVAAARQEAKDSAGAAAARTRAAACPVPAPIRM
- a CDS encoding ATP-dependent DNA helicase — protein: MAARAAAPLAEGGALALAIDGFTPRPVQQEMADAVAATIAGGGELVVEAGTGTGKTFAYLVPAIQSGQRVILSTGTKALQDQLFHRDLPRVHKALGVPVKTALLKGRANYVCWYRLDKAKHEGQFSNRAMVAELNVVLDFAARTQSGDLGECSGLADDAMILPRVTSTSENCLGAECAFFNDCFVVKARRTAQDADLIVVNHHLLFADLAIRHEGFGEILPGAHLFIVDEAHQLPDLAGQFFGDSLGTRQLADLAQDALRESGDVPGARASMVRVAPAVEDQIKKLRLAVHGEAARGAWPPLRDKPAVQEAIAVVAAALEELSAALDLLAEASEGLAACAERAGALAQQLSLWRDPEPSGHVLWYETSERHLSVTATPLDASEPLREFRERLKAAWIFTSATLTVAGKFDHYLAQMGLSEPRTLALPSPFDYATQGLMYLPKGLPAPNSPEHTHALIERVMPVLEASNGRAFLLFTTHRALRQAAELLATSRFPLFVQGTAPRSALLEGFRDSGNGVLLGAASFWEGVDVRGDALSVVVIDKLPFAPPDDPVLDARIRTLREQGGNPFAELQIPATAIALKQGAGRLIRDVTDRGVLMFGDPRLVTQGYGRTFIASLPPMPRTRELADVQAFFATGHADTAPM
- the mrcB gene encoding penicillin-binding protein 1B: MARFLDLSRRFYRWFRVPIWLGLGLAIGFLGPYLWYLDRLVRAGFDGLRFDTPSRVYARALELRPGRAMDAETLLLELQAARYSESTDALQPGSYARDGARFLIQTRAFVDGGGAQPSRRIRVALADGRVGKLEDVAGKRALEVVQIDPARIATLYGKARQERRLVKLGEVPPLFLRSLLAVEDKDFASHHGIDPWGMARAIFVNVKSGELSQGGSTLTQQLVRNQFLDRRKKFVRKFNEICLALLIEARFGKQAILEAYLNDVYLGQHGSQSVHGVGAAAEFYFGRELETLAPHEMALLVGMIQGPSLFDPRRAPANALKRRNLVLREMHQAGLLSELEVKGQQRFALNVTASGAIARNRYPGFIELVQAQIARDYDAAALASEGLAIHTTLAPSTQQYAERAVAEKIKTLAKDASGLQAAMVVTRAATGAIEAVVGGRDTQQLGFNRAAMAARPIGSLVKPFVYLVALAQPERWSLMSPLSDTAIALRQRSGQTWQPRNSDNLEHGEVALIDALARSYNLATVRLGLDLGVPKVERLLEALIPGADVSPHPSLLLGATELTPLQVAQAYQYLAADGHLLPLSSVTAVIDRNGRAVSRYRAPQGAGELVEAARLVSYAMQEGSRSGTGAALVGLGLGHLHVAGKTGTSDDLRDSWYAGFTGGHLAVVWLGRDDNKRAGLYGATGAMRLWAALFEKLPSEPLQLDLGHNPVVRWIDPQTQRATNAECEGARALPFIRGFEPTEYMDCDRWTLDDWFRNRFTDRDPPSVNEPWNDDDVP
- a CDS encoding magnesium transporter, with amino-acid sequence MNAAIPKTPIGSDALFESAASLATNDVPLAFPDETVVQLRARLAQRRYACVSDIPVVARDTRVLVGLLQIEDVVSVADTTRVDAIMDADPPRVAHGIDREHATWKAVQHGESALVVVDDDGRCLGLIPPQRLLHAMLAEHDEDLSRLGGFNKSAEQARHATVEALPQRLWHRLPWLFIGLLGALLAAGIVGRYEHTLASLVLLAAFVPGIVYFADAVGTQTETVVVRGLSLGIPVRQMVAREAVTGVVIGAATAIVAYVLVRLVWHEATLATIVALSLFAACSVATVVALALPVTLHRLHVDPAFAAGPLATVIQDLLSLLIYFAIATAMLAPP